Proteins encoded in a region of the Quercus lobata isolate SW786 chromosome 8, ValleyOak3.0 Primary Assembly, whole genome shotgun sequence genome:
- the LOC115957229 gene encoding uncharacterized protein LOC115957229 isoform X1 codes for MNQAYQGSNPDGSADVPVKRKRGRPRKYPKLDPEEKAHVPRDPSLNRAENNRAPPGFEGTNGNQSRQVDPVDDGNDVMLGQAVSGVIEAAFDAGYLLSVRVGNSSTTLRGVVFKPGHYVPVSAENDVAPDINMIRRNEIPLPSEIYTQVHANNPRSREREQNSNSHRNGTHSFNELPIINQVPRVVPQSANVVAKVKQVPLVAAQTTHPVIPRGHVVPVVLQPATLSNGIALANIPSPVATQAAHSTVSKSKQVVRAHTSDGSTLNNQLPAVGNQAPSSQPSKQFTPKNLQSENVPSNQPPVESLTVKGSDHSQVDEVNDMDQPLFIEPLQSVQPDLHNHPKPAKKPSENHVTGKMTELLQALQENAMEKNRVPQAEEPVADSGLKSDEQSSPENGNPNKKSRSSSV; via the exons ATGAACCAAGCCTACCAAGGGAGTAACCCTGATGGTTCAGCAGATGTCCCCGTGAAGCGCAAACGTGGTCGCCCGCGGAAGTATCCAAAGCTCGATCCTGAAGAGAAAGCTCATGTCCCAAGGGATCCAAGTCTAAACCGTGCGGAGAATAATCGTGCCCCTCCTGGATTTGAAGGGACAAATGGAAATCAGTCCCGACAAGTTGATCCAGTTGATGATGGAAATGATGTCATGCTGGGCCAGGCAGTTTCTGGTGTCATCGAGGCAGCATTTGACGCGGGATATTTGCTGAGTGTTAGGGTTGGCAACTCTAGTACCACTTTGAGGGGTGTTGTCTTTAAGCCTGGGCATTATGTGCCTGTTTCAGCTGAGAATGATGTGGCCCCAGACATTAATATGATCAGGCGAAATGAGATTCCCCTCCCATCAGAAATTTACACTCAGGTCCATGCCAATAACCCTCGGTCCAGAGAGAGGGAGCAGAATTCCAATTCTCATAGAAATGGAACTCATTCATTCAATGAATTACCAATCATCAACCAGGTGCCTAGAGTTGTACCCCAGTCTGCTAATGTAGTGGCCAAAGTCAAACAGGTGCCTTTAGTTGCAGCCCAAACTACTCACCCTGTAATCCCAAGGGGTCACGTAGTGCCTGTTGTACTCCAACCTGCTACTTTATCAAATGGGATAGCACTTGCCAACATACCATCTCCAGTTGCTACCCAAGCTGCTCATTCAACAGTCTCAAAGAGCAAACAGGTTGTGAGAGCTCATACATCAGATGGTTCAACACTCAATAACCAGTTGCCAGCCGTTGGGAACCAAGCACCTTCTTCTCAACCTAGCAAACAGTTCACACCAAAAAACTTGCAAAGTGAAAATGTTCCTTCTAATCAACCACCAGTGGAGTCCCTGACAGTCAAAGGTTCTGACCACAGCCAGGTAGATGAAGTTAATGACATGGATCAGCCCCTCTTCATCGAGCCCCTGCAATCTGTACAGCCTGATCTTCATAACCATCCTAAGCCCGCAAAGAAACCTTCTGAGAATCATGTAACTGGCAAAATGACTGAACTGTTGCAG GCTTTGCAGGAAAACGCAATGGAGAAGAACCGGGTGCCTCAGGCTGAAGAGCCAGTAGCAGATTCTGGACTGAAATCAGACGAGCAGAGTAGCCCAGAAAATGgtaatccaaacaaaaaatcgAGATCATCAAGTGTCTGA
- the LOC115957229 gene encoding uncharacterized protein LOC115957229 isoform X2, which produces MNQAYQGSNPDGSADVPVKRKRGRPRKYPKLDPEEKAHVPRDPSLNRAENNRAPPGFEGTNGNQSRQVDPVDDGNDVMLGQAVSGVIEAAFDAGYLLSVRVGNSSTTLRGVVFKPGHYVPVSAENDVAPDINMIRRNEIPLPSEIYTQVHANNPRSREREQNSNSHRNGTHSFNELPIINQVPRVVPQSANVVAKVKQVPLVAAQTTHPVIPRGHVVPVVLQPATLSNGIALANIPSPVATQAAHSTVSKSKQVVRAHTSDGSTLNNQLPAVGNQAPSSQPSKQFTPKNLQSENVPSNQPPVESLTVKGSDHSQVDEVNDMDQPLFIEPLQSVQPDLHNHPKPAKKPSENHVTGKMTELLQENAMEKNRVPQAEEPVADSGLKSDEQSSPENGNPNKKSRSSSV; this is translated from the exons ATGAACCAAGCCTACCAAGGGAGTAACCCTGATGGTTCAGCAGATGTCCCCGTGAAGCGCAAACGTGGTCGCCCGCGGAAGTATCCAAAGCTCGATCCTGAAGAGAAAGCTCATGTCCCAAGGGATCCAAGTCTAAACCGTGCGGAGAATAATCGTGCCCCTCCTGGATTTGAAGGGACAAATGGAAATCAGTCCCGACAAGTTGATCCAGTTGATGATGGAAATGATGTCATGCTGGGCCAGGCAGTTTCTGGTGTCATCGAGGCAGCATTTGACGCGGGATATTTGCTGAGTGTTAGGGTTGGCAACTCTAGTACCACTTTGAGGGGTGTTGTCTTTAAGCCTGGGCATTATGTGCCTGTTTCAGCTGAGAATGATGTGGCCCCAGACATTAATATGATCAGGCGAAATGAGATTCCCCTCCCATCAGAAATTTACACTCAGGTCCATGCCAATAACCCTCGGTCCAGAGAGAGGGAGCAGAATTCCAATTCTCATAGAAATGGAACTCATTCATTCAATGAATTACCAATCATCAACCAGGTGCCTAGAGTTGTACCCCAGTCTGCTAATGTAGTGGCCAAAGTCAAACAGGTGCCTTTAGTTGCAGCCCAAACTACTCACCCTGTAATCCCAAGGGGTCACGTAGTGCCTGTTGTACTCCAACCTGCTACTTTATCAAATGGGATAGCACTTGCCAACATACCATCTCCAGTTGCTACCCAAGCTGCTCATTCAACAGTCTCAAAGAGCAAACAGGTTGTGAGAGCTCATACATCAGATGGTTCAACACTCAATAACCAGTTGCCAGCCGTTGGGAACCAAGCACCTTCTTCTCAACCTAGCAAACAGTTCACACCAAAAAACTTGCAAAGTGAAAATGTTCCTTCTAATCAACCACCAGTGGAGTCCCTGACAGTCAAAGGTTCTGACCACAGCCAGGTAGATGAAGTTAATGACATGGATCAGCCCCTCTTCATCGAGCCCCTGCAATCTGTACAGCCTGATCTTCATAACCATCCTAAGCCCGCAAAGAAACCTTCTGAGAATCATGTAACTGGCAAAATGACTGAACTGTTGCAG GAAAACGCAATGGAGAAGAACCGGGTGCCTCAGGCTGAAGAGCCAGTAGCAGATTCTGGACTGAAATCAGACGAGCAGAGTAGCCCAGAAAATGgtaatccaaacaaaaaatcgAGATCATCAAGTGTCTGA